From Thermoflavifilum aggregans, a single genomic window includes:
- a CDS encoding bifunctional 5,10-methylenetetrahydrofolate dehydrogenase/5,10-methenyltetrahydrofolate cyclohydrolase, whose protein sequence is MQLLDGRLASQVIQQQLAEKWQSERDLFTRPPHLACVLVGHHPPSETYVASKIKACASIGFQSSLIRFPETVSAAELLDKIQALNADAGVDGILVQLPLPRHIDEQQIIEAMDPDKDVDGFHPVNMGRLANGLPGFVPATPQGIMLLLAHYRIQTRGLHAVVIGRSHIVGTPVSLLLSRNAEPGNCTVTLCHSQTRNLPELTRQADLIVAALGRPAFLKADMVREGVIVVDVGINRISDPAKKSGFRLVGDVDFEQVAPRSSYITPVPGGVGPMTIAALLSNTYQAARLHAQRTRSRVSS, encoded by the coding sequence ATGCAGTTACTCGACGGTCGCCTCGCCTCACAGGTCATACAGCAGCAGCTGGCTGAAAAATGGCAATCCGAACGGGATTTGTTTACCCGCCCCCCACATCTGGCTTGTGTGTTGGTGGGCCATCATCCGCCCAGCGAAACCTATGTGGCATCCAAAATCAAGGCCTGTGCTTCCATTGGTTTTCAAAGCAGTTTGATTCGTTTTCCGGAAACCGTATCTGCTGCCGAGTTGCTGGACAAAATACAGGCGCTCAATGCGGATGCCGGTGTAGATGGCATTCTGGTGCAGCTGCCCCTGCCGCGGCATATTGACGAGCAACAGATCATCGAAGCCATGGATCCGGATAAGGATGTAGATGGTTTTCATCCAGTGAATATGGGGCGGCTGGCCAACGGGCTGCCCGGTTTTGTGCCGGCTACGCCGCAGGGCATTATGCTGTTGCTGGCGCATTACCGGATCCAAACCCGCGGCCTGCATGCCGTGGTCATAGGCCGCAGCCATATTGTGGGTACGCCGGTGAGCTTGTTGCTGAGCCGCAATGCCGAGCCCGGCAATTGCACGGTTACGCTTTGCCATTCACAGACGCGCAACTTGCCAGAGCTGACCCGCCAAGCCGATCTGATCGTGGCTGCGCTCGGCAGGCCTGCTTTCCTGAAAGCTGATATGGTGAGAGAAGGAGTAATTGTGGTGGATGTAGGCATCAACCGCATATCCGACCCGGCGAAAAAATCGGGTTTCCGGCTGGTGGGCGATGTAGATTTCGAACAGGTTGCTCCCCGCAGCAGCTACATCACACCGGTGCCGGGTGGCGTGGGACCCATGACCATTGCGGCTTTGCTGAGCAATACCTACCAGGCCGCCCGTTTGCATGCCCAACGGACCCGATCGCGGGTTTCATCCTAA
- a CDS encoding GlxA family transcriptional regulator has protein sequence MKKLIILVPDGQPNLISIEGTYRAFRRANTFRRQQEQPPVFDVQLAGQKGKVKTNDGLFSVRTLPIDNIAHADLIIIPAIGFDYVDEIRKNQKLIAWIRDQYMNGAEVASLCVGLFLLASTGLLKGRRCATHWAAAGAFRELFPDVKLVTDQVITDENGIYTNGGAFSFLNLLLYLIEKYYDRQTAVYCAKFFQADIDRSSQSPYIIFSGQKTHGDTMVMEAQQYIEQHFDEKISIEKLAARLASCRRNFDRRFAKATGYTPLEYLQRVRVEAAKRNFENTCKTVAEVMLDVGYADEKAFREVFRKITGLSPVAYRNKYHKEQVVMN, from the coding sequence ATGAAAAAACTTATCATTTTAGTGCCGGACGGTCAGCCCAATCTGATCAGCATAGAAGGCACCTACCGGGCCTTCAGGCGGGCCAATACTTTCCGCAGGCAGCAGGAGCAACCACCTGTTTTTGATGTTCAGCTTGCAGGCCAGAAAGGGAAAGTAAAGACCAATGATGGTTTATTCTCGGTGCGTACCTTGCCGATTGACAACATTGCCCATGCCGATTTGATTATTATTCCCGCCATCGGATTTGATTATGTCGATGAAATCAGAAAGAATCAAAAACTCATTGCATGGATCCGGGATCAGTACATGAATGGGGCAGAAGTGGCCAGCCTTTGTGTGGGATTGTTTCTGCTGGCTTCCACCGGATTGCTGAAAGGTCGGAGATGTGCCACGCATTGGGCAGCAGCAGGAGCTTTCCGGGAGTTATTTCCTGATGTAAAACTGGTTACCGATCAGGTGATAACTGATGAAAACGGCATTTATACAAATGGCGGAGCTTTTTCATTTCTGAACCTGCTTTTGTATCTGATTGAAAAATATTATGACCGGCAAACGGCTGTTTACTGCGCCAAATTTTTTCAAGCCGATATTGATCGCTCTAGCCAGTCGCCCTACATCATCTTTTCCGGTCAGAAAACTCATGGAGATACGATGGTCATGGAAGCGCAGCAATACATCGAACAACATTTTGATGAAAAAATTTCCATTGAAAAACTGGCTGCCCGGCTGGCTTCATGCCGGCGTAATTTTGATCGTCGTTTTGCAAAAGCTACCGGATATACACCACTTGAATATCTGCAAAGGGTGCGGGTGGAAGCGGCCAAACGAAATTTTGAAAATACCTGCAAAACGGTAGCGGAAGTGATGCTGGATGTGGGTTATGCAGATGAAAAAGCTTTTCGTGAAGTGTTCAGAAAAATCACAGGTCTTTCGCCGGTAGCGTATCGGAATAAATATCATAAGGAACAGGTGGTCATGAACTGA
- a CDS encoding SRPBCC family protein, translating into MIKNEYSHSKLTKQFVQNNPPDCLNLPSPIVDLNTNFVVFFFTTKHSTMKHTKQDFACNITVPAAAADVFKAICDIPAWWTTDLHGYTHHVQDEFTVAFYGDTFVKFRITEMIPEKKIVWLVTDCYLYWIENKREWTNTQVIWEISPEEHQTHLHMTHEGLIPSCECYASCKEGWNKYVKGSLFQLLTQGKGTPQLPPNNKDFTCYIEVNITPRDAFKMINRVSEWWIKDVEGSTEKINDKFTVRFGNTWKSFKIIELIPDKKIVWLNIDCNLPWNSDVKEWKNTKIIWEISDNKISTVIKFTHVGLLELECGNQCSNAWTNYIQQSLFKFIKEGKGLPNKF; encoded by the coding sequence TTGATCAAAAATGAATATTCTCATTCAAAGCTAACAAAACAATTTGTCCAAAACAACCCGCCGGATTGTCTGAATTTACCATCACCAATCGTTGATCTGAACACGAACTTTGTTGTATTCTTTTTCACAACCAAACATTCAACTATGAAACACACAAAGCAGGATTTTGCCTGCAACATCACAGTGCCAGCTGCAGCTGCCGATGTTTTCAAGGCCATTTGCGACATACCGGCATGGTGGACAACCGATCTGCACGGCTATACACACCATGTGCAGGATGAATTTACGGTGGCTTTTTACGGCGACACATTTGTAAAGTTTCGGATTACTGAAATGATTCCGGAAAAGAAAATCGTATGGCTGGTCACCGATTGTTATCTGTACTGGATTGAAAACAAACGGGAATGGACAAACACCCAGGTGATCTGGGAAATTTCACCAGAAGAACATCAAACCCATCTGCACATGACGCATGAAGGTCTGATTCCTTCTTGCGAATGTTATGCTTCCTGTAAAGAAGGATGGAATAAATACGTCAAAGGAAGTTTGTTCCAACTGCTTACACAGGGAAAAGGCACCCCGCAATTGCCCCCTAATAATAAAGATTTTACGTGCTACATTGAAGTCAACATTACACCAAGAGATGCTTTTAAAATGATCAACCGGGTTTCTGAATGGTGGATAAAAGATGTGGAAGGATCCACTGAAAAAATTAATGATAAGTTTACTGTTCGATTCGGAAATACGTGGAAATCCTTTAAAATAATAGAACTAATCCCGGATAAAAAAATAGTGTGGCTAAACATTGATTGTAATCTTCCATGGAACAGCGATGTGAAAGAATGGAAAAACACAAAAATTATATGGGAAATCTCAGACAATAAAATCTCCACAGTAATTAAATTTACCCATGTAGGTCTATTAGAATTGGAATGTGGCAATCAATGCAGTAATGCATGGACAAATTACATCCAACAAAGTTTATTTAAGTTTATTAAAGAAGGGAAAGGGTTGCCTAACAAATTTTAA
- a CDS encoding phosphoenolpyruvate carboxykinase (ATP) has protein sequence MLSKDIGMPFDFDQQEPWFHAALVHYQLSPEELINQTLQRGMGELDEKGALVVSTGRYTGRCPQHRYIVRDAATMNTVDWNTINQPMDEDTFEVFLQEVLTYLEGRELWVRDAWMSASRRLRQRLRVVTELPWADLFVHHLFLPLTSDLHDAYDWLVLHVPHFTRPADHAHQPCIALHFTRRLILISGTAYTGEIKKSVFTAMNYALPQQGVLTMHCSANMDEQGQSALFFGLSGTGKTTLSCTTDRRLIGDDEHGWDETGIFNLEGGCYAKCIHLNPDTEPVIAAAIGEGTLVENMRFHPGTKRLNFEDQSITENIRAAFPLTQVPHHVEDHCGPAPRWIFFLTCDAHGVLPPVARLTVPQAIYQFLSGYTAKVAGTETGVVAPKATFSTCFGAPFMPLHPTVYARMLEEKITHHGVSCWLINTGWMGGPYGVGQRIPLPITRGILSAIFAGKLDDADFVPHPAFGFMVPQHCPGVPDSWLKPGGSWDDPLAYEQATRQLVHAFQQNFQRFAGGVPEKIRQAGPALRV, from the coding sequence ATGCTTTCCAAAGACATTGGAATGCCTTTCGATTTTGATCAGCAGGAGCCGTGGTTTCATGCGGCTCTTGTGCATTATCAGTTATCTCCCGAAGAGTTGATTAATCAGACCCTGCAACGAGGCATGGGTGAGCTGGATGAAAAAGGCGCCCTTGTGGTCAGCACAGGTCGTTACACGGGCCGCTGCCCGCAGCATCGCTACATTGTCCGGGATGCAGCTACTATGAATACGGTTGATTGGAATACGATCAATCAACCTATGGATGAAGATACATTTGAAGTGTTTTTGCAGGAAGTGCTTACTTATCTGGAAGGGCGGGAGCTTTGGGTGCGTGATGCGTGGATGAGTGCCAGCAGGCGGTTGCGTCAGCGCCTTCGTGTGGTTACCGAGCTGCCGTGGGCCGATTTGTTTGTGCATCATTTGTTTTTGCCGCTCACGTCGGATTTGCATGATGCTTATGACTGGCTGGTATTGCATGTACCTCATTTTACCAGACCTGCTGATCACGCCCACCAGCCCTGCATTGCCCTGCATTTTACCCGAAGGCTGATCCTGATTTCCGGCACGGCCTATACCGGCGAAATCAAAAAGAGCGTTTTCACGGCCATGAACTATGCCCTGCCGCAACAGGGAGTGCTTACCATGCATTGCTCGGCCAATATGGATGAACAGGGTCAATCGGCTTTGTTTTTTGGGCTTAGCGGCACGGGCAAGACTACCCTAAGCTGTACGACCGACCGCAGGCTGATTGGCGATGATGAGCATGGATGGGATGAAACAGGTATTTTCAACCTCGAAGGAGGATGCTATGCCAAATGCATCCATCTGAATCCCGATACGGAACCGGTAATTGCAGCGGCCATAGGGGAGGGTACGCTGGTTGAAAACATGCGTTTTCATCCCGGCACCAAACGCCTGAATTTCGAGGATCAAAGCATTACCGAAAATATCCGCGCCGCCTTTCCCTTAACCCAAGTGCCCCATCATGTGGAAGACCACTGCGGGCCTGCTCCCCGGTGGATTTTCTTTCTTACCTGCGATGCTCATGGAGTATTGCCACCGGTAGCCCGGCTTACGGTACCACAGGCCATCTACCAGTTCCTGTCGGGCTATACGGCCAAGGTTGCCGGTACGGAAACGGGGGTGGTGGCGCCCAAAGCCACGTTTAGCACCTGTTTTGGCGCACCTTTTATGCCTTTGCATCCAACGGTATATGCCCGCATGCTGGAGGAAAAAATTACCCACCATGGCGTATCGTGCTGGCTCATCAACACGGGATGGATGGGAGGTCCTTATGGCGTAGGCCAACGCATTCCGCTGCCCATCACACGGGGAATACTTTCTGCCATCTTTGCTGGAAAGCTAGATGATGCAGATTTTGTGCCCCATCCGGCATTTGGGTTCATGGTGCCGCAGCATTGCCCGGGCGTGCCGGATAGCTGGCTGAAGCCGGGTGGCAGCTGGGATGACCCGCTTGCCTATGAACAGGCTACCCGTCAGCTGGTACATGCATTCCAGCAGAATTTCCAGCGCTTTGCCGGCGGGGTACCTGAAAAGATTCGGCAAGCAGGGCCGGCTTTAAGAGTTTAA
- a CDS encoding aminopeptidase P family protein: MKYLPVNPQLFITNRKRFMARMLPMSIAIFHSNDEMPSNGDALYPFRQNSDLYWLCGIEQEDTMLILFPDHPDSRYREVLVLARPEPLKEKWDGHRLRADEARKISGIQTVIWLDNIEGLLTAWIHLADHIYINTNENDRKRSWLPTRDYRYAEELRRRFPAHNFQRAARILARLRSVKTPYEIELMRIAIDITHKAFLRVLQFIRPGVMEYEIEAEILHEFLRNRATGPAYSSIIASGDRARVLHYVFNDQECKDGELVLMDFGAEYARYCADLTRTVPVNGRFTARQKELYNTCLQLQRYAISLLKPGITIQRYHELLGDEATRLFLKAGLLKESDVKNEDPENRAYQKYLYHGISHFLGIDVHDLGSKTEPLIPGMVLTVEPGIYVEEEQIGIRIENNILITENGNEDLMQQIPVEAEDIERLMRK; encoded by the coding sequence ATGAAATACCTCCCGGTGAATCCACAGCTGTTTATCACCAACCGCAAACGTTTCATGGCACGCATGCTGCCCATGTCGATCGCCATTTTTCATTCCAATGATGAAATGCCTTCAAACGGCGACGCTTTATATCCTTTCCGGCAGAATTCTGATCTATACTGGCTTTGTGGCATTGAGCAGGAAGATACCATGTTGATTTTATTCCCTGACCATCCCGATTCCCGTTACCGCGAAGTGCTGGTGCTGGCAAGGCCAGAACCACTCAAGGAAAAATGGGATGGACATCGGTTGCGAGCCGATGAAGCCCGTAAAATATCGGGCATTCAGACGGTGATCTGGCTGGACAATATAGAAGGATTGCTCACAGCATGGATTCATCTGGCCGATCATATTTACATCAACACCAATGAAAACGACCGCAAACGCAGCTGGCTGCCTACACGCGATTATCGCTATGCAGAAGAGCTTCGACGCCGATTCCCGGCTCATAATTTTCAACGTGCTGCCCGCATACTGGCCAGGCTGCGTTCGGTAAAAACACCTTATGAGATTGAGCTGATGCGCATTGCCATTGATATTACCCATAAAGCATTCCTGCGCGTGCTGCAGTTCATCCGCCCCGGCGTGATGGAATATGAAATTGAAGCTGAAATCCTGCATGAATTTCTCCGCAACCGAGCCACAGGTCCGGCATATAGCTCCATCATTGCCAGTGGCGACCGTGCCCGGGTGTTGCATTATGTGTTCAATGATCAGGAATGCAAAGACGGCGAACTGGTGCTGATGGATTTCGGCGCCGAATATGCACGCTATTGTGCAGATCTCACCCGCACGGTGCCTGTCAACGGCCGTTTCACCGCCAGGCAGAAGGAATTGTACAACACCTGCCTGCAACTGCAGCGATATGCTATCAGCCTGCTGAAACCAGGCATCACCATTCAGCGCTATCACGAACTGCTGGGCGACGAAGCCACCCGCCTGTTCTTGAAAGCTGGTCTGCTCAAGGAAAGCGATGTAAAAAATGAAGATCCTGAAAACCGCGCCTATCAGAAATATCTCTATCATGGCATATCGCATTTCCTGGGTATAGATGTACACGACCTGGGTAGCAAAACCGAGCCTTTGATTCCGGGCATGGTGCTGACCGTAGAACCCGGCATTTATGTAGAGGAAGAACAGATCGGCATTCGCATTGAAAACAATATCCTGATTACAGAAAATGGAAATGAAGATCTGATGCAACAAATCCCGGTGGAAGCCGAAGATATTGAGCGGCTGATGCGCAAATGA
- a CDS encoding CDP-alcohol phosphatidyltransferase family protein, with the protein MKQLPNVLTLGNLFCGTLSLVFILQSPCYISSYNGQDYLVTAPEPLFWGSVLIGIAAVFDFADGFAARWMKAASEMGKHLDSLADVVTFGVAPAMILFQLLKNAYMQLPDAINVSIINLAFTLLLPCFAAWRLARFNIQSSGQHYFTGLPTPAAGLLVASFPLVLLKDTMHVSAYLQNIWILYAILVVLCYLMVSRIPMFSFKFSNFGWKQNWYRYVWILLFLAGMIWLGTAAIIGGFVLYILLSLLARKQLLSE; encoded by the coding sequence ATGAAGCAATTACCTAATGTGCTTACCTTGGGGAATTTATTCTGTGGTACGCTATCGCTCGTATTCATCCTTCAATCGCCTTGCTATATTTCCAGCTATAACGGACAGGATTACTTGGTTACGGCTCCCGAGCCGCTGTTCTGGGGATCTGTGCTGATAGGCATTGCTGCTGTATTTGATTTTGCCGATGGATTTGCGGCCCGGTGGATGAAGGCTGCATCCGAGATGGGCAAGCATCTGGATTCCCTGGCCGATGTGGTCACTTTCGGCGTGGCACCGGCCATGATTTTGTTTCAGCTGCTGAAAAATGCCTACATGCAGCTGCCCGATGCCATCAATGTAAGCATCATCAATCTTGCCTTCACCCTGCTGCTGCCCTGCTTTGCTGCGTGGCGGCTGGCGCGTTTCAATATCCAATCATCCGGCCAGCATTATTTTACCGGATTGCCCACGCCCGCTGCAGGATTGCTGGTGGCTTCCTTTCCCCTGGTTCTGCTGAAAGACACCATGCATGTATCGGCTTACCTGCAAAACATCTGGATTTTATACGCCATACTTGTCGTGCTCTGTTACCTGATGGTCAGCCGCATACCTATGTTTTCATTCAAGTTCAGCAATTTCGGATGGAAACAAAACTGGTATCGCTACGTGTGGATCCTGCTGTTTCTGGCAGGTATGATCTGGCTGGGCACAGCTGCGATCATTGGCGGATTTGTACTTTATATTCTGTTATCTTTGCTGGCCAGAAAACAACTTCTTTCCGAATGA
- the purS gene encoding phosphoribosylformylglycinamidine synthase subunit PurS has protein sequence MKFIAHIDVMPLKELLDPQGKAVQAALKQLGLNQTEDVRIGKHIELTLESADATEARQIAEQACEQLLANPVMEYAHIQIVPAPDSQAS, from the coding sequence ATGAAATTCATTGCGCATATTGATGTGATGCCGCTGAAGGAATTGCTAGATCCGCAGGGAAAGGCTGTGCAGGCGGCATTGAAACAGCTGGGCCTCAATCAAACTGAAGATGTACGCATAGGCAAACATATAGAACTCACGCTGGAATCGGCCGATGCCACCGAAGCCCGGCAAATAGCAGAGCAGGCATGTGAACAATTGCTGGCCAATCCGGTTATGGAATATGCGCATATTCAGATTGTGCCTGCACCAGATAGCCAAGCCTCCTAA
- the rsmI gene encoding 16S rRNA (cytidine(1402)-2'-O)-methyltransferase, giving the protein MHLYVVPTPVGNLEDITFRALRVLQEVDLILAEDTRTSGFLLKHYQIDKPLRAYHQHNEHAIVQALVEQMKKGTTMALLSDAGTPGISDPGFLLVREAIAAGIPVECLPGPTAFVPALVCSGLPMHRFCFEGFLPVKKGRTQLLLQLSKETRTFILYESPHRLLKTMQDLIHHLGENRRCCISREISKKFEEHLRGTLHEVFTQLQQKEIRGEYVLVIEGNPHPEKPVTDKHNAHD; this is encoded by the coding sequence ATGCATCTGTATGTGGTACCCACACCGGTAGGAAATCTGGAAGATATTACCTTCCGTGCCCTGCGTGTGCTGCAAGAAGTAGATCTTATTCTGGCTGAAGATACACGTACCTCCGGTTTTCTGCTCAAACATTATCAGATTGATAAACCGTTACGCGCTTACCATCAGCATAACGAACATGCCATTGTGCAGGCATTGGTTGAGCAAATGAAAAAAGGCACTACCATGGCCTTGCTCAGCGATGCCGGCACTCCAGGCATTTCGGATCCGGGATTTTTGCTGGTTCGCGAAGCCATAGCAGCTGGGATTCCGGTGGAATGTCTGCCCGGACCCACTGCATTTGTGCCTGCCCTGGTTTGCAGCGGCTTGCCTATGCATCGGTTTTGTTTTGAAGGTTTTCTGCCGGTAAAAAAAGGTAGAACGCAACTCTTGCTGCAGCTGAGCAAAGAAACACGTACTTTTATTTTGTACGAATCACCGCATCGCCTGCTGAAAACCATGCAAGATCTTATCCATCATCTCGGTGAAAACCGCCGATGCTGCATAAGTCGTGAAATATCGAAAAAATTCGAAGAACACCTGCGAGGCACATTGCATGAAGTATTTACTCAGCTTCAGCAAAAAGAAATACGCGGTGAATATGTGCTGGTTATTGAAGGAAATCCACATCCTGAAAAACCAGTAACCGATAAGCACAATGCGCATGATTGA
- a CDS encoding PepSY-like domain-containing protein, with translation MKYKYAYICFLAVMMFGMIAHASYAQIGKIPDAVTQAFEEKYPDASEATFVNKLVETDVSFQIKNVHYKARFSNKGEWQATLQESSFAELPEAVQDGFHKSKYADWDIESVYILYQPDKPVEYRIGVSKNAIQKKNLYFNSKGRLLHDNITL, from the coding sequence ATGAAATATAAGTATGCATACATCTGTTTTTTAGCAGTGATGATGTTTGGCATGATTGCACATGCATCTTATGCACAGATCGGGAAAATACCTGATGCTGTTACACAGGCATTTGAAGAAAAATATCCGGATGCCAGCGAAGCTACATTTGTAAATAAACTTGTAGAAACAGATGTAAGTTTTCAAATCAAAAATGTTCATTACAAAGCGCGATTCAGCAATAAAGGTGAATGGCAGGCTACTTTGCAGGAATCAAGCTTTGCAGAACTGCCAGAAGCCGTGCAAGATGGTTTTCATAAAAGCAAATATGCAGATTGGGATATTGAATCGGTATATATCCTGTATCAACCCGATAAACCTGTAGAATACCGGATTGGTGTATCGAAAAATGCCATCCAGAAGAAAAACCTGTACTTTAACAGCAAAGGAAGATTGCTGCACGATAATATCACCTTGTAA
- a CDS encoding M1 family metallopeptidase — protein sequence MGNKILYLILFFVSGYNFSLHAQGGYWQQRVHYTIHARLDVHTNRLTGHEHIVYENHSPDTLKQVFFHLYWNAFQPGSMMDVRSREAGKFILGITPKDDTIRDWDNRVRDRIAHLKPDELGYDSVTQITMNGIPQPFETKETILQVHVTKPILPHQQVVFEVDFKTQVNVQIRRSGRDNLEGVRYSMSQWYPKISEYDQQGWHPTPYVGREFYGVWGDYDVWLTLDKHYIVAATGYLQNPEEIGYGYERPGTRVKPATGDELTWYFVAPNVHDFVWAADPDYVHLVDTAHNAAHTAIHVFYKKNPISSTDQDWQNLLKAAVRVLPFMEKHFGPYPYHQYSFIQGGDGGMEYPMATLIKGPSLGTAFHEWMHSWYQMMLGTNESLYPWMDEGFTTWAEGKVSNYYYHQFADSLFKKESEKIAFLQRLDTSMPRGESGSYQGYYVLVKSGLAEPMTTHADHYETNFAYSQNAYSKGAVFLEQLGYIIGDSLRNQALLNYYWQWRFKHPTPIDFIHVAEQTSGLKLDWYLEYWIYTIKTIDYAIEQVQPEGNATRIVLRRIGQMPMPIDLLVTLQNGKQQLIYIPLDLMFGTKPPENSAIPRTILPAWRWTDPVYEFSLPINFAQIRSVQVDPSKRMADIDQSNNVYLK from the coding sequence ATGGGAAACAAGATTCTGTATTTGATTTTATTCTTTGTTTCTGGATATAACTTTTCACTTCATGCGCAGGGTGGTTACTGGCAACAACGTGTACATTATACCATACATGCACGTCTGGATGTACATACCAATCGCCTTACAGGACATGAACATATTGTGTACGAAAATCATTCACCAGATACTTTAAAACAGGTATTCTTTCACTTATACTGGAATGCCTTTCAACCCGGAAGTATGATGGACGTGCGAAGCCGGGAAGCAGGGAAATTCATTCTGGGAATAACGCCAAAGGACGATACCATCCGCGATTGGGACAACCGTGTGCGTGATCGGATTGCACATTTGAAACCCGATGAATTGGGTTATGACAGTGTTACGCAAATCACCATGAACGGTATTCCCCAACCTTTTGAAACTAAAGAAACTATTTTGCAGGTACATGTAACAAAACCCATATTGCCACATCAGCAGGTTGTTTTCGAAGTGGATTTCAAAACACAGGTGAATGTCCAGATCCGCCGCAGCGGCCGCGATAATCTGGAAGGCGTGCGATATTCCATGAGCCAATGGTACCCGAAAATAAGTGAATATGATCAACAAGGATGGCACCCCACGCCTTATGTAGGCCGCGAATTTTATGGTGTATGGGGTGATTATGATGTATGGCTGACATTGGATAAACATTATATCGTAGCAGCTACCGGATATCTGCAAAATCCGGAAGAAATCGGTTATGGATATGAACGACCGGGTACCCGCGTGAAACCTGCAACCGGTGATGAACTGACCTGGTATTTCGTGGCTCCCAATGTACATGATTTTGTATGGGCTGCAGATCCGGATTATGTACACCTAGTAGATACAGCACATAACGCTGCGCATACAGCCATTCACGTGTTTTACAAAAAAAATCCGATCTCATCCACAGATCAGGACTGGCAAAACCTGCTGAAAGCTGCCGTGCGTGTATTGCCATTCATGGAAAAACATTTCGGACCTTATCCCTATCATCAATACAGCTTTATTCAGGGTGGTGATGGAGGCATGGAATATCCCATGGCTACGCTGATTAAAGGACCCAGCCTGGGTACTGCCTTTCATGAATGGATGCATAGCTGGTATCAGATGATGCTGGGCACCAATGAATCGCTCTATCCCTGGATGGATGAAGGTTTCACTACCTGGGCCGAAGGCAAGGTGAGCAATTATTACTATCATCAGTTTGCAGATAGCCTCTTCAAAAAGGAATCAGAGAAAATAGCTTTTCTCCAACGCCTGGATACAAGTATGCCCCGCGGGGAATCAGGCTCCTATCAGGGATATTATGTATTGGTAAAAAGCGGATTGGCAGAACCGATGACAACCCATGCCGATCATTATGAAACCAATTTTGCTTACTCCCAGAATGCATATTCCAAGGGAGCTGTGTTTCTGGAACAACTGGGATATATCATTGGCGACAGCCTGCGCAATCAAGCGCTGTTGAATTATTACTGGCAATGGCGATTCAAACATCCTACACCGATTGATTTCATACATGTGGCCGAACAAACCAGCGGGCTGAAACTGGATTGGTATCTGGAATATTGGATTTATACCATCAAGACCATTGATTATGCCATCGAACAGGTACAACCAGAAGGCAATGCCACAAGGATTGTATTGAGGAGAATTGGCCAAATGCCCATGCCTATTGATTTGCTGGTTACCTTGCAAAACGGAAAACAACAATTGATCTATATTCCACTGGATTTAATGTTTGGCACAAAACCTCCGGAAAATAGTGCTATCCCTCGCACCATATTGCCTGCCTGGAGATGGACGGATCCTGTATATGAATTCAGCTTGCCCATCAACTTTGCACAAATCCGTTCTGTACAGGTTGATCCATCCAAACGCATGGCCGATATTGATCAGAGCAACAACGTGTACTTGAAATAA